Proteins from one Aspergillus nidulans FGSC A4 chromosome VIII genomic window:
- a CDS encoding WD40 repeat domain-containing protein (transcript_id=CADANIAT00001278): MSVILCTAGYDHTIRFWEALSGICSRTIQHPDSQVNRLCITPDKRYLAAAGHNNVKLYDIKSTNPNPVMTFEGHTNNITGVAFHCEGKWMVTSSEDGTVKVWDTRTGSLQRNYAHKAPVNDVVIHPNQGELISGDRAGIVRVWDLGESVCTHQLIPEDDVAVHSVSVASDGSLLCAGNKKGNVYIWRMIQEAEVTRIVPICTFQAHKDYLTRVLLSPDVKHLATCSADHTAKVWNLDLDFPPAKTAIAAAARSKVKSPSAAEVKPASPSSAGSESQSNSMQLERGKADSIPFHLLNGTQPANNVEPPPSFPVQPDGPPMDPNTGTLFLETTLANHQRWVWDCAFSADSAYLVTVSSDHYARLWELASGQIIRQYSGHHRGAVCVALNDYSEPR, encoded by the exons ATGAGTGTCATACTTTGTACTG CCGGCTATGACCATACCATTCG GTTCTGGGAGGCTCTATCGGGAATCTGCTCGCGGACTATCCAGCACCCCGACTCCCAGGTAAACCGTCTCTGCATCACACCAGACAAGCGATATCTGGCGGCTGCCGGTCACAACAATGTGAAATTATACGACATCAAGTCCACGAATCCAAATCCTGTTATGACATTCGAAGGTCACACAAACAACATTACTGGCGTAGCATTTCACTGCGAAGGAAAGTGGATGGTGACTAGCTCTGAAGACGGCACAGTAAAGGTCTGGGACACCAGGACAGGAAGCCTCCAGCGCAACTACGCACACAAAGCCCCGGTGAATGACGTAGTCATACATCCAAACCAGGGCGAGCTCATCAGCGGTGACCGTGCTGGCATTGTTCGGGTATGGGATCTTGGAGAGAGTGTCTGCACACATCAGTTGATTCCGGAGGACGACGTTGCCGTGCATAGCGTCAGCGTCGCCAGCGACGGATCCTTACTTTGTGCTGGTAATAAGAAG GGAAATGTGTATATCTGGCGCATGATCCAAGAGGCCGAAGTGACTCGAATTGTCCCAATTTGCACCTTTCAAGCCCACAAGGACTACCTGACTCGTGTCCTCCTTTCGCCTGACGTCAAGCACCTAGCAACCTGCTCCGCTGACCATACTGCTAAAGTATGGAATCTCGACCTGGACTTCCCTCCAGCAAAGACGGCAATTGCAGCTGCCGCCCGATCAAAGGTCAAGTCACCGTCTGCAGCAGAAGTAAAACCGGCGTCTCCGTCTTCTGCAGGCTCCGAAAGTCAAAGCAACTCAATGCAACTTGAGCGGGGCAAAGCTGATAGTATTCCGTTCCACCTGCTCAACGGGACGCAACCTGCTAACAATGTTGAGCCGCCGCCATCGTTTCCAGTACAGCCTGATGGCCCTCCCATGGATCCAAATACAGGCACATTGTTTCTCGAAACGACTCTTGCAAATCACCAACGATGGGTCTGGGACTGTGCTTTTTCGGCTGATTCGGCCTATCTGGTTACTGTGTCTAGTGACCACTATGCGCGTCTTTGGGAACTTGCCTCGGGTCAGATAATACGTCAGTATAGTGGGCATCATCGCGGGGCAGTGTGTGTTGCACTAAACGACTACTCGGAGCCTCGCTGA
- a CDS encoding putative vacuolar transporter chaperon Vtc1 (transcript_id=CADANIAT00001279): MSSQPLLQTAPGKRIALPTRVEPKVFFANERTFLSWLNFTVILGGLAVGLLNFGDRVGRISAGLFTVIAMAAMIYALVTFHWRAQSIRKRGHSGIDDRFGPTILAISLLAAVVVNFVLRMLQD, translated from the exons ATGTCGAGCCAGCCGCTTCTACAAACTGCTCCAG GCAAACGCATTGCCCTGCCTACGCGCGTCGAACCGAAAGTCTTCTTCGCTAACGAACGTACCTTCCTCTCGTGGCTTAACTTTACCGTCATCCTAGGCGGCCTGGCTGTTGGCCTTCTCAACTTCGGAGACCGCGTTGGGCGCATCTCCGCCGGTCTCTTCACCGTCATTGCTATGGCGGCCATGATATATGCCCTCGTGACCTTCCACTGGAGAGCGCAGAGCATTCGAAAACGAGGCCACAGTGGCATTGATGACCGGTTTGGGCCAACTATCTTGGCTATCTCGTTACTTGCAGCTGTTGTAGTGAACTTTGTTCTACGTATGTTGCAGGATTAG
- a CDS encoding protein tctexA (transcript_id=CADANIAT00001280), whose translation MAVETSPATPVPVAELTKIATEACDSALDKADGYDHAQVGKWNSEIINSILKALIAATTPSTLSTPPPYRFTVNSTIVQQGLIDKSAAADGSAANTGKRGMHSASGAFWDVNRDGMWTFKYPGADAKGLDVVVSVTWFALG comes from the exons ATGGCTGTCGAGACCTCACCCGCTACT CCTGTTCCTGTCGCGGAGTTGACCAAGATTGCCACAGAG GCTTGTGACTCCGCGCTTGACAAAGCAGATGGATACGACCACGCCCAGGTCGGAAAATGGAACTCCGAGATAATC AACTCCATCCTCAAGGCCCTCATTGCCGCTACCACCCCTTCCACACTAtccactcctcctccatacCGCTTCACCGTGAACAGCACCATTGTGCAACAAGGCTTGATCGACaagtctgctgctgcagacggCTCCGCCGCCAACACTGGGAAGCGCGGCATGCACTCCGCTTCTGGGGCGTTCTGGGACGTTAACCGCGATGGAATGTGGACGTTCAAGTACCCCGGCGCCGATGCCAAGGGGTTGGACGTGGTCGTGAGCGTGACATGGTTTGCACTTGGCTAG
- a CDS encoding protein exgA (transcript_id=CADANIAT00001281) gives MHPLHLLTTALLTTCTSSLPSSLSHQRPKFDDSYTKAFQPFSWSSAKVRGANLGGWLVQEASIDTAFWNTYAPDAPDEWTLCTTLGLKCASVLEHRYATFITTSTIDTLASVGVNLLRIPTTYAAWINLPGSGLYSGNQKAYLRKITEYAITNYNMHIVIDVHSLPGGLNGLDIGEKKGNWGWFYNATAWNHSLEVVDAVVEFIFTSSSPRSFTLEPMNEPTDRNRDDDLTMAVFGTPAALSDRAAAYVMSFWKAVLERVRTLESGIGSGISGTIPVAFQSFKLPSYWGGNFTADSNVVFDVHNYYFEGRNTTSENLPTYMRSDAEEKSITGNGVPVYVGEWAIQAAYNNSFALREKNLNAGLSIWEEYMQGSAYWTAKFEGTDEVNGEGNKSDYWSFGGFIELGYLG, from the coding sequence ATGCATCCCCTTCACCTCCTGACGACAGCCCTCCTCACAACATGCACatcctctttgccttcctcCCTCTCTCACCAAAGACCTAAATTTGATGACTCTTACACGAAAGCCTTTCAGCCATTCTCCTGGTCCAGCGCTAAAGTCCGCGGCGCAAATCTGGGCGGTTGGCTTGTCCAGGAAGCCTCTATCGACACAGCATTCTGGAACACCTATGCCCCAGACGCACCAGACGAATGGACACTCTGTACAACACTGGGCTTGAAATGCGCATCCGTCCTGGAGCACCGCTACGCCACATTCATCACAACATCCACAATCGACACCCTTGCTTCTGTCGGTGTGAATCTCCTGCGGATCCCCACCACGTATGCTGCATGGATAAACCTCCCCGGGTCCGGTCTATATAGCGGAAACCAAAAGGCCTACCTCCGAAAGATAACGGAGTACGCAATCACGAATTATAATATGCATATCGTTATCGACGTGCACTCGCTTCCAGGTGGTCTAAATGGGCTCGACATTGGCGAGAAGAAGGGAAATTGGGGTTGGTTCTATAATGCCACCGCATGGAACCACTCTCTTGAAGTCGTTGATGCCGTGGTGGAATTCATCTTTACTTCGAGTTCGCCGAGGTCCTTTACGCTAGAGCCTATGAACGAGCCGACTGATCGGAATCGGGACGATGATCTAACGATGGCTGTTTTTGGGACACCCGCGGCGCTGTCGGATCGTGCTGCGGCTTATGTCATGAGCTTTTGGAAGGCTGTACTGGAGCGCGTGAGGACACTGGAATCAGGAATCGGGTCTGGGATAAGTGGGACTATACCCGTCGCTTTCCAGAGCTTTAAATTGCCCTCCTATTGGGGTGGGAACTTCACCGCGGACTCAAATGTCGTCTTTGACGTGCATAATTATTACTTCGAGGGGCGGAATACTACGTCTGAGAACCTACCGACATATATGCGCTctgatgcagaggagaagtcAATAACTGGCAATGGGGTTCCTGTCTATGTTGGCGAGTGGGCGATCCAAGCGGCGTATAACAACAGTTTTGCGTTAAGGGAGAAGAATCTGAACGCTGGTTTGAGCATTTGGGAGGAGTACATGCAGGGCAGCGCGTATTGGACTGCAAAGTTTGAAGGCACTGATGAAGTCAACGGAGAGGGGAATAAGAGTGATTATTGGAGTTTCGGGGGATTTATTGAGCTAGGTTATCTTGGCTGA
- a CDS encoding SUR7/PalI family protein (transcript_id=CADANIAT00001282) has product MAVLPRFRKSSERPAYGRSRRTVLTHRILRSFLHLIAWIFLLLVVIGNTSDKPVLRQTYFLKIDLSDIIPLSVPNAVFINSIARSIGLHDFYQVGLWNFCEGYNNEGITHCSKPKTLYWFNPVQIILSELLSGASIALPSDITDALDLARAASHWMFGLFITSTVLTFVLIFASPLAVSSRPPQTISSDPGVNRLHPPHRRRTFIFCRAIPFTIITFLTAIFTIVAAVIATVMFVLFKNIFTSGDAFDLNIRAELGTRMLAFMWIAAAFNLIAFIIELGSCCAACCGGRKARKALKSHPEPSTGTATGSATPEMREKSSPHSRSPTTSEHQ; this is encoded by the exons ATGGCGGTGCTACCTCGCTTCCGCAAGAGCTCGGAGCGGCCGGCCTATGGCCGGAGTCGACGAACGGTACTCACACATCGCATTCTACGGTCGTTCCTTCACCTAATCGCCTGGATATTTTTACTTCTCGTTGTCATTGGGAATACCTCGGACAAGCCCGTTCTCCGACAGACGTACTTCTTAAAAATCGACTTGTCCGATATTATCCCTCTATCCGTACCCAACgccgtcttcatcaacagTATTGCGCGATCTATCGGCCTGCATGATTTCTACCAGGTTGGACTCTGGAATTTTTGCGAGGGCTACAATAACGAAGGCATCACCCACTGTTCGAAGCCCAAGACACTATACTGGTTCAACCCAGTTCAGATTATCCTTAGTGAACTGCTTTCAGGAGCATCCA TTGCTCTTCCATCCGACATAACGGACGCCCTCGACCTTGCCCGAGCCGCCTCCCATTGGATGTTTGgtctcttcatcacctcgACAGTGCTCACAttcgtcctcatctttgCATCTCCGCTTGCTGTCTCATCGCGCCCACCGCAGACCATCTCTTCCGACCCAGGAGTCAATCGGTTACACCCTCCGCACCGCCGACGCactttcatcttctgccGCGCCATTCCATTTACGATCATCACCTTCCTAACTGCCATCTTCACAATCGTTGCCGCGGTCATCGCGACTGTTATGTTTGTCTTGTTCAAGAATATCTTCACTAGCGGTGATGCATTTGATCTCAACATCAGGGCCGAATTGGGTACCCGTATGTTGGCGTTTATGTGGATCGCTGCAGCGTTCAACCTTATCGCGTTCATCATCGAACTGGGTTCTTGCTGCGCTGCCTGTTGCGGTGGACGAAAGGCGCGTAAGGCGCTCAAAAGTCACCCTGAACCTTCCACGGGCACTGCTACCGGCAGCGCTACACCCGAGATGCGCGAGAAGAGTAGCCCGCACTCACGCAGTCCGACGACATCTGAACATCAATAA
- a CDS encoding uncharacterized protein (transcript_id=CADANIAT00001283) has translation MRLTWLLTLLAASRVLSQNTDSDSDSDSDSSTTTDSNEEAISQSLAEIASAITTTVDDATVPSGDYITYSTTVYLTGTHGTVIGSTAVQVTGTPNANATTSANATITSTSDTVTVLIGGQTTISGNSTGNSTHSATPSPSQTPVVNTQPCNGWPEFCDRKYSNITQVAAHNSPFVAQGNVAANQALDVHYQLDDGVRMLQFQTHIMNGTMYLCHTSCDLLNVGPLEDYLSNITEWLRQHPYDVVTILIGNYDYVDPGNFTTPMENSGLMDFVFTPPMIPMGLDDWPTLGSIILSGKRAIVFMDYQANQTAYPWLMDEFSQMWETPFSPTDRDFPCTVQRPPDLAAEDARKRMYMANHNLNIDFSIASLNLLIPNTALLNETNADHGYGSVGRMAENCTTLWNRPPNFLLVDYYNEGNFNGSVFQVAADMNGVSYDRDSCCGTLSAASSLGPGAMMSAVLFFVGLQVLAWL, from the exons ATGAGGCTAACTTGGCTTCTGACTCTTCTGGCCGCCAGTCGGGTGCTCTCCCAAAACACAGACTCCGACTCCGACTCCgacagcgacagcagcaccaccaccgatTCCAATGAGGAAGCCATCTCGCAGTCTCTAGCTGAAATCGCGAGCGCTATCACGACCACTGTGGATGATGCCACCGTCCCTTCGGGGGATTATATTACTTACTCGACTACCGTCTACCTTACCGGAACCCATGGCACGGTGATCGGCTCAACGGCCGTGCAGGTGACGGGCACCCCGAACGCCAATGCCACAACGTCCGCCAACGCGACTATTACAAGTACTTCCGACACGGTAACTGTGCTGATAGGAGGCCAAACAACTATATCTGGCAATTCAACGGGGAACTCGACGCATTCCGCTACTCCAAGCCCGTCCCAGACGCCGGTCGTCAACACACAGCCCTGCAATGGCTGGCCCGAGTTCTGTGACCGAAAATACTCCAATATCACGCAGGTTGCTGCCCACAACAGCCCGTTCGTGGCCCAAGGAAATGTCGCTGCCAATCAAGCGCTGGACGTGCATTACCAGTTGGACGACGGGGTCCGAATGC TGCAATTTCAAACTCACATAATGAATGGCACGATGTATCTTTGTCACACCAGCTGCGATTTGCTGAATGTCGGGCCCCTGGAAGACTATCTCAGCAACATTACCGAATGGCTGAGGCAGCACCCCTACGATGTAGTCACAATTCTCATCGGGAACTACGATTATGTCGACCCTGGAAATTTCACAACGCCGATGGAGAACTCGGGCCTGATGGATTTCGTGTTTACACCGCCCATGATTCCTATGGGTCTTGATGACTGGCCGACGCTGGGCAGCATTATCCTGTCTGGTAAACGGGCGATTGTCTTCATGGACTATCAGGCCAATCAGACAGCCTACCCCTGGTTGATGGATGAGTTCTCGCAGATGTGGGAGACACCCTTCTCTCCTACGGACCGCGACTTCCCTTGCACCGTGCAACGCCCGCCTGATTTGGCAGCGGAAGACGCCAGGAAACGGATGTATATGGCCAACCATAACCTGAACATTGATTTCAGCATCGCCAGCCTTAATCTGCTCATACCAAACACGGCCTTGCTCAACGAGACCAATGCCGACCATGGCTACGGCAGTGTGGGCCGGATGGCTGAAAACTGTACCA CGCTATGGAATCGCCCTCCGAACTTTTTGCTAGTCGACTATTACAATGAAGGCAATTTTAACGGGTCGGTTTTCCAGGTTGCGGCCGACATGAACGGCGTCAGTTACGATCGAGACTCGTGCTGCGGAACTTTATCCGCAGCCTCCAGCTTGGGCCCCGGGGCGATGATGAGCGCTGTGCTCTTCTTTGTTGGACTCCAGGTTCTCGCTTGGCTTTAG
- a CDS encoding FAD-binding oxidoreductase (transcript_id=CADANIAT00001284): MKVCPYKALSVLESLGLNALSYKTCPATASVSACCTALQSTSLKTSVHDPSSPAYHISQANYWRVDNTQFYPSCIVQPRSASDLSTALSVLVSTNDNTPQCRFAIRAGGHSTLVGGTNVEYGVTIDLSVLNRTVYDEEKRIASIEPGARWKDVYGALAKYGVGVAGGRGGTVGVGGFLVGGGNSHHSALFGFACDSVVNFEIVLPNGTLTTANSTHNPRLFRALKGGSGNFGIVTRFDMETFPQPRNSIWGGIVTYEHDETNVNAQIKALIDFTANVKNDPYASLIPLYTYISTMDRPVIVNSLVYTKPYADPYPDAFKPFYLLSNISDTTRQTDLEGLVGELEPESGLHSNFFTVTFANDAAILKKAVEIQERLIRQVRKIAKSSEWNIKSLYQPLPVDLLWLTWDHIDDTALFDWVGETFMSELDDFARSVGGEYPYVYLNYAAESQNPLRSYGEENLEFLKAVAKEYDPHGIFQTQLHGGFKVTLA, from the exons ATGAAAGTCTGCCCGTACAAAGCCCTCTCGGTGCTTGAGAGTCTTGGCCTCAACGCTCTGTCCTACAAGACCTGTCCAGCTACAGCATCAGTCTCCGCCTGC TGCACAGCACTCCAGTCCACCTCCCTCAAGACCTCCGTCCACGACCCTTCGTCCCCAGCCTACCACATCTCGCAAGCAAACTACTGGCGCGTTGACAACACCCAATTCTATCCCTCCTGCATTGTTCAGCCACGCTCAGCGTCCGACCTTTCCACAGCCCTCTCCGTACTAGTCTCAACCAACGACAATACGCCGCAATGCCGGTTTGCCATCCGCGCCGGCGGGCATAGCACGCTCGTCGGTGGGACGAATGTCGAGTATGGGGTCACCATCGATCTCTCGGTGCTGAATAGGACGGTCTACGATGAAGAGAAGCGCATTGCGTCGATTGAGCCGGGAGCCAGGTGGAAGGACGTTTATGGGGCTCTTGCGAAGTACGGGGTCGGTGTTGCCGGTGGACGGGGAGGGACGGTAGGCGTAGGCGGGTTTCTGGTGGGTGGAGGGAATTCGCATCATAGCGCACTGTTTGGATTCGCTTGTGATTCTGTGGTCAATTTCGAG ATCGTCCTCCCCAACGGCACCCTCACCACCGCAAACAGCACCCATAACCCGCGCCTTTTTAGAGCTCTCAAAGGCGGCTCCGGCAATTTCGGAATAGTAACGCGCTTCGACATGGAGACGTTCCCGCAGCCGCGCAACTCCATATGGGGTGGGATCGTCACATACGAGCACGACGAGACCAACGTCAATGCCCAGATCAAAGCCTTGATTGATTTCACAGCGAACGTCAAGAACGACCCCTACGCCTCGTTGATTCCACTGTACACGTACATCTCGACGATGGACAGACCAGTCATCGTCAACTCACTCGTTTACACGAAACCCTATGCGGACCCGTATCCGGATGCGTTTAAGCCATTTTATCTGCTGTCGAATATCTCTGACACGACCCGGCAGACAGACCTTGAGGGGTTGGTTGGAGAGTTAGAGCCGGAGAGTGGGCTGCATAGTAACTTCTTCACGGTGACGTTTGCGAATGACGCAGCgatcttgaagaaggcggTTGAGATCCAGGAACGACTGATTAGGCAGGTCAGAAAGATTGCGAAAAGCAGCGAGTGGAATATCAAGAGTCTGTATCAGCCGTTGCCGG TGGACCTCCTTTGGCTTACCTGGGATCATATCGACGATACGGCGCTGTTTGACTGGGTTGGAGAGACATTTATGAGTGAGCTGGATGACTTCGCGCGGTCTGTTGGAGGCGAATATCCCTATGTCTATCTCAACTATGCGGCCGAGTCGCAGAATCCGCTGCGGAGTTATGGAGAGGAGAATCTCGAATTCCTCAAGGCTGTGGCAAAGGAGTATGATCCTCATGGCATTTTCCAGACGCAACTTCATGGGGGGTTCAAAGTTACTTTGGCGTAG